GTCTTTTATATTTTCAtttataatataaattattactCTGTGGtaataattcaaaatttataaaatccaAGTACGAATTCGACCCGTTTGTAAAATATTTGTGATTGGCTCTTTAATAAACTTTTTTATACCTCGTAATGGAACTTTATCACAGACGAAATAACTCTTTGATGAGTATTTCACGTGACTAGAGGGAATTAAAGTCAGTTTGGAAGTCATTATTTTCAATTAACACATTGATGTAAAGAAGAagtaatattatgattatttgcgTCTCACCAAAAAATCGTCCATTAATTTGTGATGTACACGTAATTTTAAAAGtgttcattaattttttctcttataattatattgatagccattaataataacatattaattaatgtTTACGTATCATTGAAAATTATTAGCGTCAAATAGTAAAcacaaattattttaattataataatataaatatgatttatttaatataataacgtaaataatcataatattacatgttttattaattgaaACTTTTAGgaccttatttaacttataaaacCTCATTTAATTTATACGGACTTATTTGAACTCATAGAACTTGAaacttatttaaataaaatcctACTAGTTGAAAAGAACAAGGCCTAAGGGTAAATCACGGTGCTTCTTCTTCATTATTTATTACAACGTGTAACTCACTTCATTTTAGTATTTTACCTAGACTACCTTGCGGGATTTTCATTGCCACGACATGAGTGAAAATTCGGCATTTCGTAGTGAAAACATGGAAATTTCCTGTAGTAGTAGAATCCAACAATTAAGACACTGTAGGCGATTGCTTTATTAGCGTCTATAAAAAGtctgcatgttttcctaattctggAAAGAACACAATTTAACACAAAAAATCTGTACATATCCTATTACCACCAGTTGAGTCATCGTGTTCGTATTGAGTCATATTCATTTACAAACAACCTGAAAATTTTAACAGTGAGCAGTTTCTGCATGTTTATATCAAACTAGCTTGATTCAGTCTGTTCTGGTTCTGGTTCTGGTTTGGAATCATTAGCTTCAGACGGTGATGGCTCTACGTCTGTAGATGCACGGACATTTGGTTGCATGGGTTTCTTGAATTGAACCAGAATCATTGTCATGTTGTCGCAGCCTTCACCACCAGCAGTTGAAGGGGCCAAACACCTGTCCATTACTCTCTCACACACCGCAGAGAGTTTAGTTTCCTGCAATGTTCATCATAACAAATTACTCATCAACATCCACACATTAACAAATTACCATCAAATCCCAAAGAACAAAATGCTCTACTTTCATCTTGGCATTGAATGAAATTAAGAAAGTATTATGGTTAAAGTTCCAAAGGATGTaacttatattttatatttaacttgaattttggagaATACATCAATTTGATTCCAGACTTACCCTGCTCAATTGTTCATGAATAAAATCAACAAGCTGCTGGCTTGACATGCAGTCCCTTAGAACAACCAACAGAGTAATTAGTCCTCACATAATATATTAAGAGTTTAAAGGGAACGGCAAATGGGCGTAAAAGAGTGTTACTGAATCAAGAAATAAGACACAAATGTACCTAGTGCAAAAGCTAAAACATTATCTGTTGTAAACTTCTCAAAACTACCAAAGGGTTGCACATTAAATTTTATTCCTCATCAGGTTAAAGAGTTGAAACTAGAAGTAGGTCAGGAATGACGAATTCAGACTTGAAACTAGACTTAAAATGATTTTGTCAAATCCAAAATGAACATGAACTAGTTACCAATTGCAGGAAGAGTAAATGCCTAACTATCCTGCAGAACGGCACACAAATATTAACCTGTAAACCACAGCTCATAAAAATCAACACAGGAAGGAAAGGCTTGAAGTGCTTACCATATACCATCACAAGCTAGCACCAgaaaatcatcatcatcacaaaGTTCAACCTACTCAAAATGGAAAGGAAACTCGTAACTATAAAGTAGAACAATGCATAAGACAAAGATAACAGTTTGAAGTGACTTTGGGTGTCCTACCATATACAAAGATGAATGTACTACAGCCAGATACTAACCGTGTTGATGTCAGGATTTGCTGTTACAATTTGCTTTTCAGCGggaagaaatttattttgcttgaaCTCCATATCACCTGTCCAAGACAACCAACTTAACtagtaaaatataaaacaatctCTGAAATTATTCGTCTTCTTCCCAGGGATTCCAATCACCTCTCCAGGTGTAAGCATGTCGAGGTTTTTAATGGGGAACTAGCAGATCTAAGTTTAACGCTTAGGTTGAGTCAACTGGAACTGCATTTTCAGTTTGCTAAGTAACTAGAAAATCAATCCCGAACAGAGTGGCACTCAACTCTAAAGCCACAGGCTGCTAACTCCAACTGTTTGTTTCCGTAGTTGATCACTTGTTATGTAGTCCCTCCTCCCTTAAAGATTGCCCATATCTAATTTTCACTTTATTAAGACTTGGGCAAAATGGGTGCACACTGATTGAGAAAATTGTTCACGTGAGGAGAGGGAGAGTGAGAGAGCAAGGGGAAAAACATACCATAAAAGGTATGGGCCAAACTTAAAGGAACACCTCAAAATGGCATACGGGGCAATAAAAAAGGAACCCAGGAAGTAGTTAACTAGTGATTGATTCTTCGATGTTTGTCACAGtaacaaaatcaaaatatttgggGTTTGTTGTTAATCTTAGCCAATAATTTAAGTTTTCATCTTTTACAGAAAGGAAACCATCCTATTCCAAACGACAATACTTGCACTCCtccaacacccccccccccccccccaagaaAGAAGGGACGAGGACTTGACAGGTTAATTCCCAAAAACACCCAACAGCAAAAAGTCTgacaaatgaaaataaaataaaatagtaaaGGCAAGAGCTCAAGTACCTATAGCTCTAGCAAGGTTCAGACTTCCATTCACTCGTCCTGCATGGATAAACCCTCCAGCTCTTATTATTCTTTCCTTCTCGGCATCTAGTTCAGGTTTGTGATCTCTAGACAGATTATAAGCCTGTGAATGGTATAGGatgacaaagaaaaaaaaacataagaaATTTTTATTGTGAATTGCTATAAATTACTAAGTATTAGAATATCAAAATCATGTAAAGATGTACAAATTTCTAGGCTACCAGCTGCATGAGAATGCTATATGAATACCTGACCCTTTCTGGAGATAACACAGCGGGAATCACCAGCATTAGCCACGAGAAGTTGGTTTCCCTTAATAACAGCAACACAAGCAGTGCACCCAGAAGTAGGACCAGAAAAATCTGAATGAGGCCCCTGGTTGATATACCAActaagtcaacactagagataCATAAAAGAAGAAAATCACTATGTATGGATATAATTCTGACAAATCAAATATTGCAATAATATGATAAATTCTGACAAATCAAATATTGCAATAATTCTGATATAATTCACTAATTTTAATCCTTGGATTTGGTTTTGCGCACATCAGGGATGTTTCTGTCATTGTGTCGGCATCTACAAATGAGCTACTTGCACAAAGTCAAATCCAAGGTTTGCAAATGAAGCTTCCCTCTATTGCCAATCTTTAAACCTTTGTTATTTACTCCGTATCTTTTTTAGGggggggtgggaggtgggggtggggggggggggagggggtcTTGACTTTACAAGGCATGAGAACCACAAGATTATATGATAGAGAAAAGAATGCAACATAAATATCCACAAGATCTTAAAATAAACAGAAAGAAAGAGACAAATCCAAGTAATTATCTATCCTCTTAATCATCATTCTGTAGAACAGGGAGGAACCAACAGAAAAAGCGATAAATGATAAGCATAAAGAAAATATGACTACAAAAAAAGGATGGCTAAATTGATGCGCCAGAACTTCAATTAACATCATGAAAAAAAACAGACAATATGAAATATGTATAGCTTCTTTACCCCAATATCAACAACACTGTTTTCTAAATGAGAAAAGGCGGGGCACAAAACAGGAACAGCTTAAGAGTTCGTGatactaaaataaatttaagCAGAACCAAAATCACATATACAGACTAGCACATTGTTTCAGAAAACAATACTTGTATATCTACTATTTTTATTATCTAATGCAAGTACCCACTTCCTCAAAGGCCCAGTCATCCTCATGCCCGTTGCCATAACCACTTCTTGGCGACCATATTAGTCCCTCGATCATTCCAgtaaatttgtttattttatcacCCAAAATAGCTAATTCTCTCCACCCTCTCTGTCCACGCATCATTTCATCCATTCTGCAATAGTTAAACAACCATTATCAGAGCAccaaaaaaaggagaaaaaaaatgACCTGCCAGTAAATACAGAAAAGATTTGAGTCACAAATAGAAGAGTCATAGCCGAAAAAGGGCCAAAAGATCACAGTGCAAGTGTTCTCAGATGAAAGAATAAGAAAAGACTGACATTGGTTTAATCGACAATGGGAAATGTAATCTGGATCTTTGATTTCCTTATTGGTTGgggttcttttttttaataatagcTTACCCTACAATCAGTTTAGAGTTCCCCCAATTCCTTCCATTTTGATTCCCCACTACCACTTGTGACTTGGGAACCCCCAAACTCTCTACGCCATGACAACCTTTGACCATCACCTACCTAATCCCAATTCCACCAACCCTCTACCCTACCGTAGTCCAATGACAACTCCCCCACCACGAGCCAGCGGCAGCCACCACACCGCCGCCCATTCCCCACCGTCCCCCTCCACTTT
This sequence is a window from Spinacia oleracea cultivar Varoflay chromosome 1, BTI_SOV_V1, whole genome shotgun sequence. Protein-coding genes within it:
- the LOC110805828 gene encoding probable protein phosphatase 2C 60, which gives rise to MGVYLSTPKTEKFSEDGENIKVRYGLSSMQGWRATMEDAHAAFPDLDGSTSFFGVYDGHGGKVVAKFCAKFLHQQVLKSEAYSAGDLSTALQKSFFRMDEMMRGQRGWRELAILGDKINKFTGMIEGLIWSPRSGYGNGHEDDWAFEEGPHSDFSGPTSGCTACVAVIKGNQLLVANAGDSRCVISRKGQAYNLSRDHKPELDAEKERIIRAGGFIHAGRVNGSLNLARAIGDMEFKQNKFLPAEKQIVTANPDINTVELCDDDDFLVLACDGIWDCMSSQQLVDFIHEQLSRETKLSAVCERVMDRCLAPSTAGGEGCDNMTMILVQFKKPMQPNVRASTDVEPSPSEANDSKPEPEPEQTESS